A genomic stretch from Mycobacterium cookii includes:
- a CDS encoding PaaI family thioesterase: MQLMPDAPFDEQLGLTFTEITPDRTLAHIDVQPKLLQPMGIVHGGVYCAMVESMASVAAYTWLSVNGGGSVVGVNNNTDFLRAISTGTVYGVATPVHRGRRQQLWLVTITDSDERLVARGQVRLQNLEADPA, translated from the coding sequence ATGCAGCTGATGCCCGATGCGCCATTCGATGAGCAACTGGGCCTGACGTTCACCGAGATCACTCCGGACCGAACTCTGGCTCATATCGACGTCCAACCAAAGTTGTTGCAGCCGATGGGCATCGTGCACGGCGGGGTGTACTGCGCGATGGTCGAGAGCATGGCCAGCGTCGCCGCCTACACGTGGCTGAGCGTCAACGGCGGCGGCTCGGTTGTCGGCGTCAACAACAACACCGATTTCCTGCGTGCGATCAGCACCGGCACGGTGTATGGCGTGGCCACACCGGTACACCGCGGGCGACGTCAGCAGCTGTGGCTGGTCACCATCACCGACTCCGACGAGCGGTTGGTCGCTCGCGGCCAGGTGCGCCTGCAGAACCTCGAAGCGGATCCTGCCTAA
- a CDS encoding NAD(P)/FAD-dependent oxidoreductase, translated as MNAQSDNTAPVRKHRVVVIGSGFGGLNAVKKLKRADVDIKLIARTTHHLFQPLLYQVATGIISEGEIAPTTRVILRRQRNVQVLLGDVTHIDLARSVVVSDLLGHTYDTPFDSLIVAAGAGQSYFGNDQFAEFAPGMKSIDDALELRGRILSAFEAAERSNDPERRKKLLTFTVVGAGPTGVEMAGQIAELADYTLKGAFRHIDSTRARVILLDAAPAVLPPFGDKLGKRAAARLEKMGVEIQLDAMVTDVDRDGITVKDPDGSIRRIESACKVWSAGVSASPLGRDLARQSGVELDRAGRVKVLPDLSVPGYPNVFVVGDMAAVDGVPGVAQGAIQGAKYVAGTIKAELAGAKPADREPFQYFDKGSMATVSRFSAVAKIGPLEFSGFIAWLAWLVLHLVYLVGFKTKVSTLLSWIVTFLSTRRGQLTITEQQAFARTRLEQLAVLAAEAHEGETAKAAS; from the coding sequence ATGAACGCCCAATCCGACAACACTGCACCCGTCCGCAAGCATCGGGTCGTGGTGATTGGATCCGGGTTCGGCGGGCTGAACGCGGTCAAGAAACTCAAGCGGGCCGACGTCGACATCAAGTTGATCGCCCGCACCACCCACCACCTGTTCCAGCCGCTGCTCTATCAGGTGGCCACCGGGATCATCTCCGAGGGCGAGATCGCCCCGACCACCCGCGTCATCCTGCGCAGGCAGCGCAACGTTCAGGTGCTGCTCGGTGACGTCACGCATATCGATCTAGCGCGAAGCGTCGTGGTGTCGGATCTGCTCGGCCATACCTACGACACCCCCTTCGACAGCTTGATCGTTGCGGCGGGCGCCGGCCAGTCTTACTTCGGCAACGACCAATTCGCCGAATTCGCGCCCGGCATGAAGTCCATCGACGACGCGCTGGAACTGCGCGGCCGCATTCTTAGTGCGTTCGAAGCCGCCGAACGCTCCAACGATCCGGAGCGTCGCAAAAAGTTGCTGACGTTCACCGTCGTCGGCGCCGGGCCTACCGGCGTCGAAATGGCGGGCCAGATCGCCGAACTCGCCGACTACACGTTGAAAGGCGCGTTCCGGCACATCGACTCGACCAGGGCACGGGTGATCCTGCTGGACGCCGCTCCGGCGGTACTGCCGCCATTCGGCGACAAGCTCGGCAAGAGGGCGGCAGCGCGGCTGGAGAAGATGGGCGTCGAAATCCAACTCGACGCGATGGTGACCGATGTCGATCGTGACGGCATCACGGTCAAGGACCCTGACGGCAGCATCCGTCGGATCGAATCGGCCTGCAAGGTGTGGTCGGCGGGAGTCTCCGCCAGCCCATTGGGTCGCGATCTGGCCCGGCAATCTGGCGTGGAACTCGACCGAGCGGGACGGGTGAAGGTGTTGCCCGACCTGTCGGTGCCGGGCTATCCCAACGTGTTCGTCGTCGGTGACATGGCTGCCGTCGACGGCGTGCCCGGGGTCGCGCAGGGAGCCATCCAGGGCGCCAAATATGTTGCCGGCACGATCAAAGCGGAACTCGCCGGCGCAAAACCGGCAGACCGCGAACCGTTCCAGTACTTCGACAAAGGTTCGATGGCCACGGTCTCGCGGTTTTCCGCGGTGGCCAAGATCGGGCCGTTGGAATTCAGCGGCTTCATCGCCTGGTTGGCGTGGCTGGTGCTGCACCTGGTCTATCTCGTCGGGTTCAAAACCAAAGTGAGCACGCTGCTGTCATGGATCGTGACCTTCCTCAGCACGCGGCGTGGACAGCTGACGATCACCGAACAGCAGGCCTTCGCCCGGACGCGCCTGGAACAGCTCGCGGTACTTGCCGCCGAGGCTCACGAAGGCGAGACGGCGAAAGCCGCGAGTTAG
- a CDS encoding LLM class F420-dependent oxidoreductase, with the protein MTIRLGFQIPNFSYGTGVEQLFPTVIAQAREAESAGFDSVFVMDHFYQLPMLGSPDQPMIEAYTALGALATATERVQLGTLVTGNTYRNPTLLAKAITTLDVVSAGRAILGIGAGWFELEHQQLGFEFGTFTERFERLEEALQILDPMIKGERSTFSGKWYTTESALAEPRFRDRIPVMIGGGGEKKTFAIAARYADHLNIIAGLDELPGKLDALAKRCDEIGRDRSTLETSVLLTVMLDENADPAKKSGRMVAGGAKHIAEQVQARVFDAGIDGVIINMPAYTPGVIAAVGDALRPFVGL; encoded by the coding sequence GTGACCATCCGCCTTGGCTTTCAGATACCCAACTTCTCCTACGGCACCGGCGTCGAGCAGCTTTTCCCGACTGTCATCGCGCAGGCTCGCGAAGCCGAATCTGCGGGTTTCGACTCGGTTTTCGTGATGGACCACTTCTACCAACTGCCGATGCTGGGCTCCCCCGATCAACCGATGATCGAGGCCTACACCGCTCTCGGCGCACTGGCGACGGCGACCGAGCGAGTTCAGCTGGGCACCTTGGTGACCGGCAACACCTATCGCAATCCGACCCTGCTGGCCAAGGCGATCACCACGCTGGACGTCGTGAGTGCCGGCCGGGCGATCCTGGGCATCGGAGCCGGCTGGTTCGAACTCGAGCACCAACAACTCGGCTTCGAGTTCGGCACCTTCACCGAGCGATTCGAACGGCTGGAAGAAGCGCTGCAGATCCTCGACCCGATGATCAAGGGCGAACGATCGACGTTTTCCGGCAAGTGGTACACCACCGAGTCGGCGCTCGCCGAACCGCGCTTTCGCGATCGCATCCCGGTCATGATCGGTGGCGGCGGCGAAAAGAAGACCTTTGCCATCGCGGCGCGTTACGCCGACCACCTCAACATCATCGCCGGCTTGGACGAGCTGCCAGGCAAGCTCGACGCTCTCGCCAAGCGCTGCGACGAGATCGGACGCGATCGCTCCACGCTGGAGACCAGCGTGCTGTTGACCGTGATGCTCGACGAGAACGCCGATCCGGCAAAGAAGAGCGGGCGAATGGTCGCAGGGGGCGCCAAGCACATTGCCGAACAGGTGCAGGCCAGGGTGTTCGATGCGGGAATCGACGGCGTCATCATCAACATGCCGGCCTATACGCCCGGCGTCATCGCCGCGGTCGGTGACGCGCTGCGGCCGTTCGTCGGTCTCTGA
- a CDS encoding SDR family oxidoreductase, with protein sequence MAVEVLITGGDTELGRAVAEEFHNDGHSITLVGARRDDLEVAAKEIDADAIVCDTTDPAGLAQVRHLFPHHLDTIVNIPAPRWDSGDPRAYSLSDLAAAYRNSLDDTLLSAVLAVETVGDHLRSGGSIISVVPENPRPGSAEAAVKAALANWVAGQAKAYGTRGITINAIATGRSAQPGYEGLSNTPPSVADEVARMALFLTSSAARHITGQMLHVSHGALTQFA encoded by the coding sequence ATAGCGGTGGAGGTACTGATCACCGGAGGCGACACCGAATTGGGTCGCGCCGTTGCTGAGGAGTTTCACAACGACGGCCACTCGATCACCCTGGTCGGCGCGCGCCGCGACGATCTCGAAGTGGCCGCCAAGGAAATCGATGCGGACGCCATTGTCTGCGACACCACCGACCCTGCCGGTCTTGCGCAGGTCCGCCACCTATTCCCGCACCACCTCGACACCATCGTCAACATTCCGGCGCCCCGCTGGGACTCGGGTGATCCGCGCGCGTACTCGCTGTCGGATCTGGCTGCTGCGTACCGTAACTCGCTCGACGACACTCTGCTGTCGGCGGTGCTGGCGGTCGAAACGGTCGGCGACCACTTGCGCTCGGGCGGATCGATCATCAGCGTCGTGCCCGAGAACCCCCGCCCGGGAAGCGCTGAGGCCGCCGTCAAGGCCGCGCTCGCGAACTGGGTCGCCGGCCAGGCGAAGGCCTACGGCACCCGCGGCATCACCATCAACGCGATTGCCACCGGGCGCAGTGCGCAGCCAGGGTATGAGGGCCTTTCCAACACTCCGCCGTCGGTAGCGGACGAGGTCGCCAGGATGGCGCTGTTCCTGACCAGTTCCGCTGCCCGCCACATCACCGGCCAGATGCTGCACGTCAGCCACGGGGCGCTGACGCAGTTCGCATAA
- the modA gene encoding molybdate ABC transporter substrate-binding protein, with translation MSLTMVTSVGGCAHKAPSPQTPSHSPTASVMVFAAVPLKAAFTLLAGKFQTDNPGAAVDFNFATSSQLANKLTQGATADVFASADSAQMDTVVKAGLTGSDPVNFATNTLVIVTAPGDPKQIHSFADLAKPGLRVAVCQSPVPCGVATQLIEDHSGVQLNPASEESTVSAVLTKVTGGEADAGLVYLSDARKAGEAVDTVNFPESTSAVTVYPIAILKHASQPALAQKFVDLVTGPTGEKVLSQAGFANP, from the coding sequence ATGTCGCTGACGATGGTGACCAGCGTGGGCGGTTGCGCCCACAAGGCACCGTCGCCGCAAACCCCGAGCCATTCGCCGACCGCGTCGGTCATGGTATTCGCCGCGGTTCCGCTGAAGGCGGCCTTCACGCTGCTGGCCGGGAAGTTCCAAACCGACAACCCCGGCGCCGCAGTGGATTTCAACTTCGCGACGTCGTCGCAGCTGGCGAACAAGCTAACCCAGGGCGCCACCGCCGACGTCTTTGCCTCGGCGGACAGCGCGCAGATGGACACCGTGGTCAAGGCTGGTCTGACAGGAAGCGATCCGGTCAATTTCGCCACCAACACGCTGGTGATTGTCACCGCACCGGGTGATCCCAAGCAGATCCATTCGTTCGCCGATCTCGCGAAACCGGGTCTGCGCGTCGCGGTGTGTCAATCACCGGTGCCGTGCGGCGTTGCGACCCAGCTGATTGAGGACCACAGCGGGGTGCAGCTCAACCCGGCAAGTGAGGAGTCGACGGTGTCTGCGGTGTTGACGAAGGTCACCGGCGGCGAGGCCGATGCCGGTCTGGTCTACCTCAGCGATGCTCGCAAGGCCGGCGAGGCCGTCGATACGGTCAACTTCCCGGAGTCGACGAGTGCGGTGACGGTCTATCCGATCGCGATCCTCAAGCACGCGTCCCAGCCGGCGCTCGCGCAGAAGTTCGTCGACCTGGTCACCGGTCCGACCGGAGAGAAGGTGCTCAGCCAGGCCGGATTCGCCAATCCGTGA
- a CDS encoding alanine and proline-rich secreted protein Apa — protein MDQVDRNSQRPRNRWLGAIAAIGCVGAFALAVPATAGADPAPPPPPPGGPVAPAPVAPGPAAPATPDAAPGPSGPAAAPPAANPVAAPPGADPNAPAPPATDPAAPQPGRVDNPVGGFSYVVPGGWVESDATHLDYGSALLSKITGAPSPGQPPPVANDTRVVLGKLDQKLYASAEADSTKAATRLASDMGEFFMPYPGTRINQETTALNANGMSGGASFYEVKFSDATKPSGQIWAGVVGPSGPNVPPAAANQRWFVVWLGTGNDPVDKAGAKTLAESVLPLLAPGAPAPAPGAPAPAPPPGAPAPAPPPGAPAPGAPAPAPGAPAPAPAPAPGAPGPAAPAPGAPPSPAPPPPPPGQPAGGNGSAPTQGPVST, from the coding sequence ATGGACCAGGTGGACCGAAACTCACAACGGCCCAGAAACCGCTGGCTGGGCGCCATCGCCGCGATCGGCTGCGTCGGCGCCTTCGCGCTCGCCGTGCCGGCCACAGCAGGCGCCGATCCTGCGCCGCCACCCCCGCCGCCCGGCGGTCCGGTCGCACCCGCTCCTGTCGCACCCGGTCCTGCCGCCCCTGCAACCCCCGACGCCGCACCCGGCCCGTCAGGTCCCGCCGCCGCACCTCCGGCCGCCAACCCGGTCGCAGCGCCACCAGGAGCCGACCCCAATGCGCCGGCCCCGCCCGCGACCGACCCGGCCGCGCCCCAGCCCGGACGGGTCGACAACCCCGTCGGAGGGTTCAGCTACGTCGTGCCCGGCGGATGGGTGGAATCCGACGCCACCCACCTCGACTACGGTTCGGCGCTGCTCAGCAAGATCACCGGGGCGCCCAGCCCGGGCCAGCCACCGCCGGTGGCCAACGACACCCGCGTCGTGCTCGGCAAGCTGGACCAGAAGCTGTACGCCAGCGCCGAAGCCGACAGCACCAAGGCCGCTACGCGACTGGCATCAGACATGGGCGAATTCTTCATGCCCTACCCGGGCACCCGGATCAACCAGGAGACCACGGCCCTCAACGCCAACGGCATGTCCGGGGGTGCGTCGTTCTACGAGGTGAAGTTCAGCGACGCCACCAAACCGAGCGGCCAGATCTGGGCCGGAGTCGTCGGTCCGTCGGGCCCGAACGTGCCGCCGGCGGCAGCGAACCAGCGCTGGTTCGTGGTGTGGCTGGGCACCGGGAACGACCCGGTGGACAAGGCAGGCGCGAAGACGCTGGCCGAGTCCGTCCTTCCGCTGCTGGCGCCGGGAGCTCCGGCGCCTGCCCCGGGTGCACCGGCCCCCGCACCGCCACCAGGCGCACCAGCGCCAGCACCGCCACCGGGCGCACCGGCACCAGGCGCGCCAGCTCCAGCACCGGGCGCACCAGCACCGGCACCGGCACCGGCGCCGGGTGCACCCGGCCCGGCTGCGCCTGCTCCAGGCGCACCCCCATCGCCTGCTCCGCCGCCACCGCCGCCCGGACAGCCAGCCGGCGGAAACGGTTCCGCGCCGACGCAGGGGCCGGTCTCGACCTAA
- a CDS encoding GlsB/YeaQ/YmgE family stress response membrane protein, with amino-acid sequence MNLMAATEYLAIATPTAVGWIGYIIIGGIAGWLASKVVEGTGSGILLDIVVGVIGGFLGGFLLTKLGFDVASGRHWFTFFTAFLGAVILLFIVRLVRGVGHR; translated from the coding sequence ATGAATCTCATGGCAGCGACCGAATACCTCGCGATAGCTACGCCGACGGCAGTCGGTTGGATCGGCTACATCATCATCGGCGGCATTGCCGGCTGGCTCGCCAGCAAAGTCGTTGAAGGCACCGGCTCGGGCATTCTGCTGGACATCGTCGTCGGCGTCATCGGCGGCTTCCTCGGCGGATTCTTGCTCACCAAGCTCGGCTTCGACGTGGCAAGTGGTCGCCACTGGTTCACCTTCTTCACTGCGTTCCTCGGGGCCGTGATCCTGCTCTTCATCGTTCGGTTGGTACGCGGCGTCGGCCACCGCTAA
- a CDS encoding zinc-binding alcohol dehydrogenase family protein, with protein sequence MNAWRVRRPGPMSSDPLEHVSAQVPRPGPSELLVAVRACGVCRTDLHVTEGDLPVHRDRVTPGHEVVGEVVEVGADAGDAFSVGDRVGIAWLRHTCGECTYCRRGDENLCPKSRYTGWDADGGYAEFATVPAAFAHRLPDGYSDTELAPLLCAGIIGYRSLVRAALPPGGRLGLYGFGGSAHITAQVALAQGAEVHVMTRGADARELALGLGAASAQGAADPPPVPLDAAILFAPVGDLVLPALEALDRGGTLAIAGIHLSDIPVLNYQRHLFQERQVRSVTSNNRADARAFLDFVAEHHVSVTTPEYPLSQADRALSDLSAGRIAGAAVLLP encoded by the coding sequence ATGAACGCATGGCGCGTGCGCCGGCCCGGTCCGATGAGCAGCGACCCGCTGGAGCACGTCAGCGCCCAGGTGCCGAGGCCGGGGCCGTCGGAGCTGTTGGTCGCAGTGCGCGCGTGCGGCGTCTGCCGCACCGATCTGCACGTCACCGAGGGCGACCTTCCGGTACACCGGGACCGTGTGACGCCCGGACACGAGGTGGTCGGAGAGGTTGTCGAGGTCGGCGCCGACGCCGGCGATGCGTTCAGCGTCGGCGACCGGGTTGGGATCGCATGGCTGCGGCATACCTGCGGGGAGTGCACCTACTGCCGGCGTGGCGACGAGAATTTGTGCCCGAAATCCCGCTACACCGGGTGGGACGCCGACGGCGGGTATGCCGAATTCGCCACCGTGCCAGCGGCGTTCGCGCATCGTCTGCCGGACGGCTACAGCGACACCGAGTTGGCGCCGTTGCTGTGTGCGGGCATCATCGGTTACCGCTCGCTGGTGCGCGCCGCGCTTCCGCCCGGCGGCCGGCTGGGTCTGTACGGGTTCGGCGGTAGCGCGCACATCACCGCCCAGGTCGCGCTGGCCCAGGGCGCCGAGGTGCACGTGATGACGCGTGGCGCCGACGCCAGGGAGTTGGCGCTCGGGTTGGGAGCGGCCTCGGCGCAAGGTGCCGCTGATCCGCCGCCGGTGCCGCTCGATGCCGCGATCCTGTTCGCACCCGTCGGCGATCTGGTGCTGCCGGCGCTGGAGGCTCTGGACCGTGGCGGCACGCTGGCGATCGCCGGGATTCACCTGAGCGACATTCCCGTCCTGAACTATCAGCGCCATCTCTTCCAGGAGCGTCAGGTCCGCTCGGTGACGTCCAACAACCGCGCCGACGCTCGCGCTTTCCTCGACTTCGTTGCCGAGCACCACGTCTCGGTGACCACGCCGGAATATCCGCTCAGCCAAGCCGATCGGGCCTTGTCAGATCTCAGCGCCGGCCGCATCGCCGGCGCGGCGGTCCTGCTGCCCTGA
- a CDS encoding CPBP family intramembrane glutamic endopeptidase: protein MSGYESAAAEPHPVVAQLSALHQFRVRVEVAVVVVVLAWANLIAHFTTPWAAVVTIPAAAIGLVAWLRFTGLGWVELGLGREHWKSGAAYAVGAVGLVVAVVAVGALLPLTRPMFMNSHYASISGALLASMIIIPLQTVIPEELAFRGVLHGTLNRAWGFRGVAIAGSLLFGLWHIATSLGLTSSNVGFTRLFGGGVFGMLAGVTLAVLATAAAGFVFSWLRRRSGSLLAPIALHWSLNGVGAVAAALVWHLSG from the coding sequence ATGTCTGGCTATGAGAGCGCCGCGGCGGAACCGCACCCGGTCGTCGCGCAGCTCTCGGCGCTGCACCAATTCCGGGTCCGCGTCGAGGTCGCGGTGGTCGTCGTGGTGCTGGCGTGGGCGAATCTGATCGCGCACTTCACCACCCCGTGGGCCGCCGTCGTGACGATCCCCGCCGCGGCGATCGGCCTGGTCGCGTGGCTGCGATTTACCGGTCTGGGTTGGGTCGAACTCGGCCTTGGCCGCGAGCACTGGAAATCCGGCGCCGCCTACGCGGTCGGCGCGGTGGGGCTGGTGGTCGCGGTGGTCGCGGTGGGTGCTCTGCTGCCGCTGACCCGGCCGATGTTCATGAACAGCCACTACGCGTCGATCTCCGGTGCGCTGCTGGCCTCGATGATCATCATTCCGCTGCAGACCGTCATACCCGAGGAGTTGGCGTTTCGCGGCGTGCTGCACGGCACATTGAACCGGGCGTGGGGATTTCGGGGCGTCGCCATCGCCGGTTCGCTGCTGTTCGGGCTGTGGCACATCGCGACGTCGCTGGGCTTGACGAGCAGCAATGTGGGCTTCACCCGACTGTTCGGAGGCGGCGTCTTCGGCATGCTGGCCGGGGTCACCCTGGCGGTGCTCGCGACCGCGGCGGCCGGGTTCGTGTTCAGCTGGCTACGTCGACGCAGCGGCAGCCTGCTCGCGCCGATCGCGCTGCACTGGTCGCTCAACGGCGTCGGCGCCGTGGCGGCGGCTCTGGTCTGGCACCTGTCGGGCTGA
- a CDS encoding CaiB/BaiF CoA transferase family protein, producing MPDDAAHGLLTSLRVLDLSSDDGDAVTRLLADLGADVLKVEPPGGSPSRTTAPTLRGLSLRFALHNANKRSTVLDPADPADRERLIGLAGDADIVVDSGIPGQAAAYGTSCEDLADRFPRLVALSVTDFGRTGPRSTWRATDPVLYALSGALSRSGPTAGTPVSPPDGIASATAAVQAAWTALVAYYHRLRCGTGDYIDFSRFEAVVMALDPAFGAHGQAAAGVRHPNRWRGRPRNQDAYPIYPCRDGYVRLCVMSPRQWHGLRRWLGEPDEFGDPKYDVIAARFAAWPKIGVLIERLFADQTMQALVSAGQAHGVPISAVLAPTQILASEHFEAVGAVADVEIVPGVHSRVPTGYYAVDGRHVGFRAAAPAAGDHAARWLAEPANLNAAGTSGRRPFDGLRIVDLGVIVAGGELSRLFGDFGAEVIKVESAAYPDGLRQARVGDAMSESFAWTHRNNLALGLDLRSDAGKRVFSRLVADADAVFANFKPGTLAALGFPYDTLRQLNPRIVLAESSAFGDSGPWSNRLGYGPLVRATAGVSMLWTDEQSEQSPPDQSNDGSRHRFYDATTVFPDHVVGRITAIGALAALIHRDRTGSAARVQVSQAEAVVNQLDARYVVDTVRADGHPELRDDISIHAVVPCAGDDEWCAISIRTDDEWRCATAVFGLPALADEARFATGEARRANRADMLAQVSAWTSVRTPVQVAGALQSVGVPAGQMNRPPDVLEDPQIRERKLYADMRHPLFDHPLPAETGPAPFRHIPPAPQRPAPLPGQDTREICHKILGMTSDETEQLIADGVLFASTDTAPSIRLAPNRGRFS from the coding sequence ATGCCTGACGACGCCGCCCACGGGCTTCTGACGTCGCTGCGGGTTCTCGATTTGTCCAGCGACGACGGCGACGCGGTGACCCGGCTGCTTGCCGATCTCGGCGCCGACGTGCTGAAGGTCGAACCGCCGGGAGGCAGCCCGTCGCGCACCACGGCCCCGACGCTGCGCGGCCTCAGCCTCCGGTTCGCCTTGCACAACGCGAACAAGCGCAGCACGGTCCTCGACCCTGCAGACCCGGCCGACCGGGAACGGTTGATCGGGCTCGCCGGTGACGCCGACATCGTCGTCGACAGCGGTATTCCCGGTCAGGCCGCGGCCTACGGAACCTCGTGTGAAGACTTGGCCGACCGGTTCCCGCGACTGGTCGCACTGTCGGTCACCGACTTCGGCAGAACCGGGCCGCGGTCAACCTGGCGGGCAACCGATCCGGTGCTCTACGCGTTGTCGGGAGCGCTGTCACGATCGGGCCCGACCGCCGGGACGCCGGTCTCGCCACCGGACGGCATCGCCTCGGCTACCGCCGCCGTACAGGCCGCCTGGACCGCGCTGGTCGCTTACTACCACCGATTGCGTTGTGGCACAGGCGATTATATCGACTTCTCTCGATTCGAGGCGGTCGTGATGGCGCTCGACCCCGCGTTCGGTGCACACGGGCAGGCCGCCGCGGGTGTCCGTCACCCCAATCGGTGGCGCGGGCGGCCCAGAAACCAGGACGCCTACCCGATCTATCCCTGCCGGGACGGCTACGTCCGGCTCTGCGTGATGTCGCCGCGCCAGTGGCACGGGCTGCGGCGCTGGCTGGGGGAGCCCGACGAGTTCGGAGACCCGAAGTACGACGTGATCGCCGCTCGTTTCGCCGCCTGGCCCAAAATCGGTGTGCTGATCGAGCGGTTGTTCGCCGACCAGACCATGCAGGCGTTGGTCTCGGCCGGTCAGGCGCACGGTGTACCGATCTCGGCCGTACTGGCTCCGACGCAGATCCTGGCCTCCGAGCATTTCGAAGCGGTCGGCGCCGTCGCCGACGTCGAGATCGTGCCCGGGGTGCACAGCCGCGTGCCGACGGGCTACTACGCAGTCGACGGTCGGCACGTCGGCTTCCGAGCGGCCGCCCCGGCCGCCGGTGACCACGCGGCGCGGTGGCTGGCGGAGCCGGCCAACCTCAACGCCGCCGGCACATCCGGTCGGCGTCCATTCGACGGGCTGCGCATCGTCGACCTCGGCGTGATCGTCGCCGGCGGCGAACTCAGTCGCCTGTTCGGCGACTTCGGCGCCGAGGTGATCAAAGTCGAAAGCGCCGCCTACCCCGACGGACTTCGGCAGGCCAGGGTCGGCGACGCGATGAGCGAATCGTTCGCCTGGACACATCGCAACAACCTCGCGCTCGGCCTGGATCTGCGCAGCGACGCGGGCAAGCGGGTGTTCAGCCGGCTGGTCGCCGACGCCGACGCGGTGTTCGCCAACTTCAAACCGGGAACGCTTGCTGCTCTTGGCTTTCCATATGACACGTTGCGGCAGCTCAATCCCCGGATCGTCCTCGCGGAAAGCAGCGCGTTCGGCGACAGCGGGCCGTGGAGCAACCGGCTGGGCTACGGACCGCTGGTGCGCGCCACCGCGGGCGTCAGCATGCTCTGGACGGACGAGCAGTCCGAGCAGTCCCCACCGGACCAATCGAATGACGGTTCGCGGCACCGGTTCTACGACGCGACCACGGTCTTTCCCGACCACGTCGTCGGCCGGATCACCGCGATCGGCGCATTGGCGGCGTTGATCCACCGCGACCGGACCGGCAGCGCCGCCCGCGTGCAGGTTTCGCAGGCCGAGGCCGTCGTCAATCAACTCGATGCCCGGTATGTCGTCGACACCGTGCGCGCCGACGGTCATCCCGAACTACGGGACGACATCAGCATTCACGCCGTCGTGCCATGCGCCGGCGACGACGAGTGGTGCGCGATCTCGATCCGCACCGACGACGAATGGCGCTGCGCCACAGCGGTGTTCGGGTTGCCCGCACTGGCCGACGAGGCACGGTTTGCGACCGGCGAGGCGCGACGGGCCAACCGGGCCGACATGCTGGCGCAGGTCTCGGCGTGGACGTCGGTACGGACGCCGGTCCAGGTGGCCGGAGCCCTGCAGTCGGTGGGCGTGCCCGCGGGTCAGATGAATCGGCCACCCGACGTTCTGGAAGACCCGCAGATACGCGAGCGAAAGCTGTACGCCGACATGCGCCATCCACTGTTCGACCACCCACTGCCGGCCGAAACCGGCCCGGCGCCGTTTCGCCACATTCCGCCCGCGCCGCAACGGCCGGCGCCGCTGCCCGGACAGGACACCCGCGAGATCTGTCACAAGATTCTCGGCATGACCAGCGACGAGACCGAGCAACTGATCGCCGACGGCGTGCTCTTCGCATCCACCGACACCGCCCCTAGCATTCGCCTGGCGCCCAACCGCGGAAGGTTTTCTTGA